TGCGTTCATTATATTCAGGAGTATCAGGTTTACAAAACCATCAAGTAAAGATGGATGTTTTAGGTAATAACATTGCAAATGTAAACACAATTGGTTTTAAAAAGGGACGAGTAACATTTCAAGATATGGTTTCTCAAAATATGTCTGGAGCTGCTAAACCTACAGAAGAGTTAGGTGGGGTTAACCCTAAACAGGTAGGTCTTGGAATGTCTGTTGCTTCTATTGATACAATACATACCCAGGGGTCTTTACAGACTACAGGGGTAAGGGAAGATCTTGCAATCCAGGGTGAGGGATTCTTTGTTTTAAAAAATGGTGATAAAGAGTTATATACACGGGCTGGAGCCTTTGGTGTTGATAAGGATGGAACATTTGTAAATCCTGCATCAGGTCTTAAGGTTCAAGGATGGTCAGCAGAGATTATTGATGGTCAAACCATTGTAAATACTGCCTCTGATCCAGGGGATTTATATATACCTATAGGTGGTAAGGATGCCGCTAGGGCTACAACTGAGGTTGAGTATGCTTGTAACTTACAAAAAACAACACCTGTAATACCAGAAAATGCATCGGCTGCAGAGATAGCTGAGGGGACATGGACTGTAACAAAGGATGTATATGACTCCTTTGGAGAGAAACATAAGTTACGAGTTGACTTTGTTAAAGATCCTGATTTTAATAACCAGTGGATAGCTACAGCAACAATTGATGCTGAGAGTGCTGCAGGTTCAAATGCAAGAATTTCAATTGGTGGTGCTGAAGCAGATGGTGATCAGTTTAGACTACAG
Above is a genomic segment from Thiospirochaeta perfilievii containing:
- the flgE gene encoding flagellar hook protein FlgE yields the protein MMRSLYSGVSGLQNHQVKMDVLGNNIANVNTIGFKKGRVTFQDMVSQNMSGAAKPTEELGGVNPKQVGLGMSVASIDTIHTQGSLQTTGVREDLAIQGEGFFVLKNGDKELYTRAGAFGVDKDGTFVNPASGLKVQGWSAEIIDGQTIVNTASDPGDLYIPIGGKDAARATTEVEYACNLQKTTPVIPENASAAEIAEGTWTVTKDVYDSFGEKHKLRVDFVKDPDFNNQWIATATIDAESAAGSNARISIGGAEADGDQFRLQFDNFGTLQRAFSGDDINGGINTGDLNVQITYDVQGSNVDTAVEGFQTQTFNLNLGEVGSNTSSITQYGSSSSTKAFAQDGYSMGYLENFQIDQSGNITGVYSNGTNRVLGQVALATFTNPGGLEKAGETNFVVSNNSGDANIGPSGIAGKGKFISGALEMSNVDLAGEFTDMIVTQRGFQANSKTITTSDQMLQELLTLKR